The Arachis duranensis cultivar V14167 chromosome 2, aradu.V14167.gnm2.J7QH, whole genome shotgun sequence genome has a window encoding:
- the LOC107475917 gene encoding protein TRANSPORT INHIBITOR RESPONSE 1, whose translation MKKAAYSFPEEVLEHVFSFIVSDKDRSSISLVCKSWYEIERWCRRKVFVGNCYAVSPPILIKRFPELRSVTLKGKPHFADFNLVPEGWGGFACPWIRAMAGAYPWLEEIRLKRMVVSDESLEIIAKSFRNFKVLVLSSCEGFTTEGLAAIAANCRNLRELDLRESEVEDLSGRWLSDFPDSYTSLESLNISCLGNEVNLLALERLVSRCPNLKTLRLNRAVPLDRLPNLLRGAPQLAELGTGAYTSEMRPDVFSNLAEAFAGCKQLKTLSGFWDVLPSYLPAVYPICSQLISLNLSYATVQSPDLIKLVSRCEKLQKLWVLDYIEDDGLEVLAASCKDLRELRVFPSDPFGLEPNVALTEQGLVSVSEGCPKLQSVLYFCRQMSNAALNTIARNRPNLTRFRLCIIEPRSPDYLTLQPLDDGFGAIVEHCKDLRRLSLSGLLTDRVFGYIGTYGKKLEMLSVAFAGDSDLGLHHVLSGCDNLRKLEIRDCPFGDKALLANAAKLETMRSLWMSSCSVSFGACKVLGQKMPRLNVEVMDESGPPDSRPESSPVEKLYVYRTVAGPRLDMPGFVWTMDDNSALRIS comes from the exons ATGAAGAAAGCTGCGTACTCGTTTCCAGAAGAGGTGCTGGAGCACGTGTTCTCCTTCATCGTCTCCGATAAGGACAGAAGCTCGATCTCGCTGGTGTGCAAGTCATGGTACGAGATCGAACGGTGGTGCCGGAGGAAGGTCTTCGTCGGAAACTGCTATGCCGTTAGCCCTCCGATCTTGATTAAGAGGTTCCCGGAGCTGAGATCCGTTACGCTGAAGGGGAAACCGCACTTTGCGGACTTCAATCTTGTTCCAGAAGGTTGGGGAGGGTTTGCTTGCCCTTGGATCAGAGCCATGGCGGGTGCGTATCCTTGGCTTGAAGAGATCAGGCTCAAGAGGATGGTTGTTAGCGACGAGAGCCTCGAGATTATCGCCAAATCGTTTAGGAACTTCAAGGTTCTTGTTCTAAGCTCATGTGAGGGCTTCACCACTGAAGGACTCGCCGCCATTGCTGCCAATTGCAG GAATTTGAGGGAATTGGACTTGCGGGAGAGCGAagtggaggaccttagtgggcGTTGGCTAAGTGATTTTCCTGATTCATACACGTCCTTAGAATCCTTAAACATCTCCTGCTTAGGTAATGAGGTCAATCTGTTGGCACTAGAGCGCCTAGTTAGTCGGTGTCCCAACTTGAAGACCCTCCGGCTCAATCGGGCTGTGCCCCTTGATCGGCTACCCAACCTTCTCCGTGGGGCTCCTCAGCTGGCTGAGTTAGGTACTGGAGCTTACACCTCTGAGATGAGGCCGGACGTCTTCTCGAACTTGGCAGAGGCATTTGCAGGATGCAAGCAGCTGAAGACATTGTCTGGCTTCTGGGATGTGCTCCCGTCTTATCTTCCAGCTGTTTACCCTATCTGCTCCCAGCTAATATCACTAAACTTGAGTTATGCTACAGTTCAGAGCCCCGATCTTATTAAGCTTGTCTCTCGGTGCGAGAAATTGCAGAAGTTATGG GTTCTGGATTACATTGAGGATGATGGCCTTGAAGTTCTTGCTGCATCATGTAAGGACTTGAGGGAGTTGAGGGTCTTTCCGTCTGATCCGTTTGGATTGGAACCAAATGTAGCATTGACGGAGCAGGGTCTTGTTTCCGTCTCTGAGGGTTGTCCCAAGCTTCAGTcggttctttatttttgtcgTCAAATGTCAAATGCTGCCCTAAACACAATTGCCAGGAACCGGCCTAATTTGACTCGTTTTCGGCTATGTATAATTGAGCCACGATCCCCTGACTACCTCACCCTCCAACCTCTGGATGATGGTTTTGGAGCTATTGTTGAACACTGCAAGGATCTTCGTCGCCTTTCCCTTTCAGGGCTTCTTACTGATCGTGTTTTTGGGTACATTGGGACATATGGAAAGAAGCTTGAGATGCTTTCTGTAGCTTTTGCTGGAGATAGTGATTTGGGACTCCACCATGTTCTCTCTGGGTGTGACAACCTCAGGAAGCTGGAGATTAGGGACTGCCCGTTTGGTGACAAAGCTCTCTTGGCCAATGCTGCAAAGCTGGAGACAATGCGATCCCTTTGGATGTCCTCTTGCTCGGTGAGCTTTGGAGCATGTAAAGTTCTGGGTCAGAAAATGCCGAGACTCAACGTTGAAGTCATGGATGAAAGTGGACCTCCGGACTCGAGGCCAGAGAGCAGTCCGGTGGAGAAGCTTTATGTCTACAGAACAGTTGCCGGGCCAAGATTGGACATGCCAGGATTCGTATGGACAATGGATGACAACTCCGCATTAAGGATCTCATGA
- the LOC107476057 gene encoding F-box protein At5g07610-like, with translation MHDDVLGNVNLLTEILLRLPVKDALRCKCVCKKWMSLISNPQFCYWHTLGLCRKHKHKNNPNPNPYLYPSGMLFQRTVDYLRDKKACVIPFNNCSSRFMQLNAHVKFEGTLSYILLRSCNGLTLWDSIPVPWSKKLVKRCSFYINNPSTGRCVRIDKFGYEYRFSRPYLAFEPWKSPHYKVIFLECTKTTPKMSVYSSHTGSCSKLDVHLSFPNKNFDPCHDDGGVYCNGAIHWYDHSAYLDIDRLCFKNLPVLPIPRTGLLQVKHFGESGGNLYLIIEESRYRGRYDFWELKEDYSEWILKYHVNRTYADPLCVICQPPNEDEQEESICANLLVGYKKLVSYNLKDHSCKTFYEEEDSSFVDVKVYPYFETLASI, from the coding sequence ATGCATGATGATGTGCTTGGAAACGTGAATCTGCTCACCGAAATCCTTCTCCGGTTGCCGGTTAAAGATGCGCTCCGATGCAAGTGCGTGTGCAAGAAGTGGATGTCTCTGATTTCGAATCCCCAATTTTGTTATTGGCACACTCTTGGATTATGCCGCAAGCACAAACACAAAaacaaccctaaccctaacccttACCTTTACCCATCTGGAATGTTGTTCCAAAGAACAGTTGATTACTTGAGGGATAAGAAAGCTTGCGTGATCCCATTCAACAACTGCAGCAGCAGGTTCATGCAGCTCAATGCTCATGTTAAGTTCGAAGGAACACTCAGCTATATTCTTCTTCGATCATGCAATGGTCTAACACTCTGGGATAGTATCCCAGTACCATGGTCTAAGAAACTTGTTAAACGATGCAGTTTTTACATAAACAACCCATCAACTGGCCGTTGCGTTCGTATAGACAAATTTGGCTATGAATATCGATTTTCGAGGCCATATCTTGCCTTCGAACCTTGGAAATCTCCTCACTATAAAGTTATCTTTTTGGAATGCACAAAGACCACGCCTAAGATGAGTGTTTATTCGTCACATACAGGTTCATGTAGTAAACTTGATGTTCATCTTTCTTtcccaaataaaaattttgatccCTGCCATGATGATGGTGGTGTTTATTGCAATGGCGCTATACATTGGTACGATCATTCAGCGTATCTCGATATTGATCGGCTTTGCTTTAAGAATTTACCAGTATTACCAATACCACGAACAGGGTTATTACAAGTTAAGCATTTCGGAGAAAGTGGAGGGAATCTGTACTTAATTATAGAGGAATCTCGTTACCGtggaagatatgatttttgggAGTTAAAAGAAGATTACAGTGAATGGATTCTAAAATATCATGTAAATCGAACTTACGCTGATCCGTTATGTGTTATTTGCCAACCACCAAATGAAGATGAACAAGAGGAATCAATATGTGCAAATCTGTTAGTTGGTTACAAAAAACTAGTGTCTTATAATTTAAAGGATCATAGCTGCAAAACTTTCtacgaagaagaagatagctcttTTGTAGATGTTAAAGTTTACCCATACTTTGAGACTCTGGCAAGTatttga
- the LOC107476058 gene encoding uncharacterized protein LOC107476058, translating into MIVLVYGRRGYADEATRLPRTNNTFEKLAKVPGEGMNFEPDNSSEFLPNATIEIISCVGLLMTASYMGSLLKEYCEPLLAKIQQTMISRLKIQPIMIASAPLASKVFSAFKQKFHGGVVQEFQRHHSQAQFAEALYGDLTWYKILIITWINADFRELFDTVQTNSLSTRILKVCLWKVFVVAHSHFHCIELLFLLLFLR; encoded by the exons ATGATCGTCCTGGTTTATGGCCGTCGCGGATATGCCGACGAAGCGACTAGACTCCCCCGCACCAACAACACCTTTGAGAAGCTCGCTAAG GTGCCAGGGGAAGGCATGAATTTTGAGCCTGACAACAGCTCTGAATTTCTTCCAAATGCTACAATTGAG ATAATTTCATGTGTTGGGTTGTTGATGACAGCCTCATATATGGGAAGCTTATTGAAAGAGTACTGTGAACCTCTTCTTGCCAAGATACAACAAACTATGATAAG CAGGCTTAAAATCCAGCCTATTATGATTGCATCTGCTCCGTTAGCGTCAAAAGTCTTTAGTGCCTTCAAACAAAAGTTTCATGGTGGTGTTGTCCAAGAG TTTCAAAGACATCATAGTCAGGCACAATTTGCAGAAGCATTGTATGGTGATCTGACATGGTATAAGATTTTAATCATTACATGGATTAATGCTGATTTTAGAGAGTTATTTGATACAGTACAGACAAACTCTCTTTCAACAAGAATTCTGAAGGTTTGTCTTTGGAAGGTTTTTGTCGTCGCACACTCTCACTTTCACTGCATTGAATTGCTATTCCTGTTGCTTTTTCTGCGTTGA